The following are encoded in a window of Mycobacterium decipiens genomic DNA:
- a CDS encoding precorrin-8X methylmutase — MLDYLRDAAEIYRQSFAAIRAEADLTRFPADVARVVVRLIHTCGQVDVAEHVAYTEDVVARAGAALADGAPVLCDSSMVAAGITIARLPADNEVVSLVADPRAAELAVRRCTTRSAAAMDLWAARLAGAVVAIGNAPTALFRLLELIDEGVAAPAAVLGGPVGFVGSAQSKQELIDRPRGMSYLVVAGRRGGSAMAAAAVNAIATERE, encoded by the coding sequence GTGCTCGACTATCTGCGTGACGCGGCCGAGATCTACCGGCAGTCGTTCGCGGCCATCCGTGCCGAAGCCGATCTGACGCGGTTCCCCGCCGACGTCGCGCGGGTGGTGGTCCGGTTGATCCACACCTGCGGACAGGTCGACGTGGCCGAGCACGTGGCCTACACCGAAGACGTCGTCGCGCGGGCCGGCGCCGCGCTGGCCGACGGCGCCCCGGTGTTGTGCGATTCGTCGATGGTGGCCGCCGGAATCACGATCGCGCGGCTGCCCGCCGACAACGAGGTCGTGTCGCTGGTTGCCGATCCGCGTGCGGCCGAGCTGGCCGTCCGCCGGTGTACCACCCGCTCGGCGGCCGCTATGGACCTGTGGGCCGCCCGGCTGGCCGGCGCGGTAGTGGCCATCGGCAACGCGCCCACCGCGCTGTTTCGGCTGCTCGAACTGATCGACGAGGGGGTTGCGGCGCCGGCCGCGGTGCTGGGCGGTCCGGTCGGCTTCGTCGGCTCGGCGCAGTCCAAGCAGGAGCTCATCGACCGCCCGCGCGGGATGTCCTATCTGGTGGTGGCGGGCCGTCGCGGCGGTAGCGCCATGGCCGCCGCCGCCGTCAATGCGATCGCGACCGAGCGCGAATGA
- a CDS encoding precorrin-2 C(20)-methyltransferase: MTARGTLWGVGLGPGDPELVTIKAARVIAAADVVAYHSARHGHSIARGIAEPYLRPGQLEEHLVYPVTTETTDHPGGYAGAIEDFYAQATERIATHLDAGRNVALLAEGDPLFYSSYMHLHTRLTHRFNAVIVPGVTSVSAASAAITTPLVAGDEVLSVLPGTLPVAELTRRLADADAAVVLKLGRSYHNVREALSASGQLDDAFYVERASTPDQRVLPAADVDETGVPYFSLAMLPGGRRRESVPGTVAVVGLGPGGTDWMTAQSRRELARATDLIGYRRYLDRVGLRNGQRRHPSDNTDEPARARLACSLADRGHAVAVVSSGDPGVFAMATAVLEEAEQWPGVQIRVIPAMTAAQAVASRVGAPLGHDYAVISLSDRLKPWEVIAARLAAAAAADLVLAIYNPASKARTWQVAAMRELLLAHREPGTPVVIGRSVSGPVAGPDEDVRVVRLADLNPTDIDMRCLLIVGSSRTQWYSVDAGDRVFTPRRYP; encoded by the coding sequence ATGACAGCCCGCGGCACGCTATGGGGAGTCGGGCTGGGTCCCGGTGATCCGGAGTTGGTGACCATCAAGGCCGCCCGAGTGATCGCGGCGGCCGATGTGGTGGCCTATCACAGCGCCCGCCATGGTCACAGCATCGCCCGCGGTATCGCCGAACCGTATCTGCGGCCCGGCCAGCTCGAAGAGCACCTGGTGTATCCGGTGACCACCGAGACGACCGATCATCCCGGCGGCTACGCCGGTGCGATCGAGGATTTCTACGCGCAAGCCACCGAGCGCATCGCCACGCATCTGGATGCCGGGCGCAACGTCGCGCTGCTCGCCGAGGGCGACCCACTGTTTTACAGCTCCTACATGCATTTGCACACCCGGCTGACCCATCGGTTCAACGCGGTGATTGTGCCGGGAGTGACGTCGGTGAGCGCCGCGTCGGCGGCGATCACCACACCGCTGGTGGCGGGCGATGAGGTGCTTTCGGTGTTGCCGGGCACGTTGCCGGTCGCCGAACTGACCCGCCGGCTCGCCGATGCCGACGCAGCCGTGGTGCTCAAGCTGGGCCGTTCGTATCACAATGTGCGGGAAGCACTTTCGGCCTCCGGCCAGCTTGACGACGCGTTCTACGTGGAACGGGCCAGCACCCCCGACCAACGAGTCCTGCCCGCCGCCGATGTCGACGAGACCGGCGTGCCGTATTTCTCGCTGGCGATGCTGCCCGGTGGGCGCCGCCGGGAATCGGTTCCCGGCACCGTCGCGGTGGTGGGCCTCGGGCCGGGCGGCACCGACTGGATGACCGCACAGAGCCGACGTGAGCTGGCCAGGGCGACCGATCTGATCGGCTATCGCCGCTACCTGGACCGCGTCGGACTCCGCAATGGCCAGCGGCGCCACCCCAGCGACAACACCGACGAACCCGCCCGGGCCCGGCTGGCCTGCTCCCTGGCCGACCGGGGGCACGCGGTGGCGGTGGTGTCGTCGGGCGATCCGGGGGTCTTCGCGATGGCCACCGCCGTTCTGGAGGAAGCCGAACAGTGGCCGGGTGTACAGATCCGGGTGATTCCGGCGATGACGGCCGCCCAAGCCGTCGCCAGCCGGGTCGGTGCTCCGCTCGGCCACGACTATGCGGTGATCTCGCTGTCCGACCGGCTCAAGCCGTGGGAGGTGATCGCCGCGCGTCTTGCCGCGGCCGCCGCCGCGGACCTGGTGCTGGCCATCTACAACCCGGCGTCCAAGGCACGAACCTGGCAGGTCGCGGCGATGCGCGAGCTGCTGCTGGCCCACCGCGAACCCGGCACGCCGGTGGTGATCGGCCGCAGTGTTTCCGGGCCGGTGGCCGGGCCCGACGAAGACGTCCGCGTGGTTCGGTTGGCCGACCTGAACCCCACCGATATCGACATGCGCTGCTTGTTGATCGTGGGATCCTCGCGGACCCAGTGGTATTCGGTCGACGCAGGCGATCGGGTGTTCACCCCGCGCCGCTACCCCTAG
- a CDS encoding class I SAM-dependent methyltransferase gives MTDDPRADIVSRQYHRWLYPHPIADLEAWTSANWEWFDPVHSHRILWPDREYQPDLDILIAGCGTNQAAIFAFTNRAAKVVAIDISQPALDHQQYLKDKHQLANLELHLLPIEELSTLGLDFDLVVSTGVLHHMANPREGMKALANCLRSDGVVATMLYGKYGRIGVELLDTVFRDLGLGQDDASIKMAKEAISLLPTYHPVRNYLTKARDLLSDSALVDTFLHGRHRSYTVEECVDLVTSAGLVFQGWFHKTPYYPHDFFVPNSEFYAAVNALPEVKVWSVMERLETLNATHLFMACHPDRPKEQYTIDFSAADSLDYVPLLRTRCGVSSTDIYWPGWRMAPSPAQLAFLQHVDGRRTIREIAQRVARSGESPHANAGNLEEFGRTLIQSLWRLDFVAVALNASPSS, from the coding sequence GTGACCGACGATCCGCGCGCCGATATCGTGTCCCGCCAGTACCACCGGTGGTTATACCCGCACCCCATAGCGGATCTCGAGGCATGGACCTCGGCGAACTGGGAATGGTTCGACCCGGTGCACTCCCACCGGATCCTATGGCCGGACCGCGAATATCAACCTGATCTTGATATTTTGATCGCCGGTTGCGGCACCAACCAGGCGGCAATTTTTGCGTTCACCAACCGCGCGGCGAAAGTGGTGGCGATCGATATCAGTCAGCCGGCACTGGACCATCAGCAATATCTGAAAGACAAGCATCAGCTGGCGAACCTCGAGTTGCATCTGCTTCCCATCGAAGAGCTTTCGACGCTGGGACTCGACTTCGACCTCGTCGTATCGACCGGTGTCTTGCATCACATGGCGAATCCACGGGAGGGCATGAAAGCACTGGCCAACTGCCTGCGGTCCGATGGCGTCGTAGCGACGATGCTCTACGGGAAGTACGGCCGAATCGGCGTCGAACTGCTGGACACGGTCTTTCGTGACCTGGGATTGGGTCAGGACGATGCATCGATCAAAATGGCCAAGGAAGCGATCTCGCTGCTACCGACGTATCACCCGGTCCGGAACTATCTCACGAAAGCTCGTGATCTACTTTCCGATAGCGCCCTGGTCGATACGTTTCTGCACGGGCGCCACCGCAGTTACACCGTCGAGGAATGCGTCGACCTTGTCACCTCCGCCGGACTGGTATTTCAGGGATGGTTCCACAAAACGCCGTACTACCCGCACGACTTTTTCGTCCCGAACAGCGAGTTTTACGCGGCGGTGAACGCGTTGCCCGAGGTCAAGGTCTGGTCCGTGATGGAACGTCTGGAGACCTTGAACGCCACCCATCTATTTATGGCGTGCCATCCCGACCGACCCAAAGAGCAGTACACAATCGACTTTTCGGCGGCTGACTCCCTCGATTACGTGCCGTTGCTGCGCACGCGCTGCGGTGTCTCCAGCACAGACATCTATTGGCCGGGTTGGCGCATGGCGCCCAGCCCCGCCCAGCTGGCCTTTCTGCAGCACGTTGACGGCCGCCGCACGATCCGCGAGATCGCGCAGCGGGTGGCGCGCAGCGGCGAATCTCCGCACGCGAACGCGGGGAACCTGGAGGAATTCGGCCGCACGCTGATTCAGTCGTTGTGGCGGCTCGACTTTGTCGCGGTTGCCTTGAACGCGAGCCCATCCAGCTAG
- the bla gene encoding class A beta-lactamase — MRNREGTGFGRRELLVAMAMLVPVAGCAHRASGDHPAPATLPQRADLADRFAELERSYQARLGVYVPATDTTAAIAYRADERFAFCSTFKAPLVAAVLHQNPLSHLDTLITYTSADIRSTSPIAQQHVQTGMTIGQLCDAAIRYSDGTAANLLLADLGGTAAFTGYLRSLGDTVSRLDQDEPELNRDPPGDERDTTTPHAIALDFQQLVLGDALPPDKRALLTDWMARNTTGTKRIRAGFPADWKVIDKTGSGDYGRANDVAVVWSPTGAAHVVAIMSDRAGLGYEAEPSQELVADAAKCVAGVLA, encoded by the coding sequence ATGCGGAACAGGGAGGGCACCGGCTTTGGCCGGCGTGAGCTGCTGGTGGCGATGGCAATGCTGGTTCCGGTGGCCGGCTGTGCGCATCGTGCCAGCGGCGATCATCCCGCGCCGGCAACCTTGCCGCAAAGAGCGGATTTGGCGGATCGCTTTGCCGAACTCGAGCGCAGCTACCAGGCCCGACTCGGGGTGTATGTGCCCGCGACCGACACGACCGCCGCGATCGCATACCGCGCCGATGAGCGGTTCGCATTCTGTTCCACATTCAAGGCGCCGCTCGTCGCGGCGGTGCTGCACCAGAATCCGCTCTCGCATCTGGACACGCTGATCACCTACACCAGTGCCGACATCCGGTCGACGTCGCCGATAGCCCAACAGCACGTTCAGACCGGCATGACGATCGGGCAGCTTTGCGATGCGGCGATCCGCTACAGCGACGGCACCGCCGCCAATCTCTTGCTGGCCGATCTGGGCGGGACCGCGGCATTCACCGGCTACCTGCGCAGCCTGGGCGACACCGTGAGTCGTTTGGACCAGGACGAACCGGAACTGAACCGCGATCCGCCCGGGGACGAGCGCGATACCACGACCCCGCATGCGATCGCCCTTGATTTTCAGCAGCTTGTTCTAGGCGACGCGTTGCCACCCGACAAGCGGGCACTGCTCACCGATTGGATGGCGCGCAACACCACCGGCACCAAGCGCATCAGGGCGGGATTTCCCGCCGATTGGAAAGTGATAGACAAGACCGGATCGGGTGACTACGGACGAGCTAACGACGTCGCAGTCGTGTGGTCGCCCACTGGCGCGGCGCACGTCGTGGCGATCATGTCCGATCGTGCCGGCCTCGGGTATGAGGCCGAACCCAGTCAGGAGCTGGTCGCCGACGCGGCGAAATGCGTTGCCGGGGTGCTTGCGTAG
- the sigC gene encoding RNA polymerase sigma factor SigC, whose amino-acid sequence MTAVCEDEALTALALSAAKGNARALEAFIKDTQQDVWRFVAYLSDVGSADDLTQETFLRAIGAIPRFSARSSARTWLLAIARHVVADHIRHVRSRPRTAHGAQPEHLLDGVRHARGFEDLVEVTAMIADLSTEQREALLLTQLLGLSYADAAAVCGCPVGTIRSRVARARDALLADAEPDDLTG is encoded by the coding sequence ATGACTGCGGTGTGCGAGGACGAGGCCCTGACCGCACTCGCCTTGTCGGCCGCAAAGGGGAACGCGCGGGCGCTTGAGGCGTTTATCAAAGACACGCAGCAAGACGTGTGGCGATTTGTCGCCTACCTGTCCGACGTGGGCAGCGCGGACGACCTCACCCAAGAGACATTCCTACGGGCCATCGGCGCCATCCCGCGGTTCTCCGCACGCTCCAGCGCCCGAACCTGGTTGCTGGCCATCGCGCGCCACGTCGTCGCCGACCATATTCGCCACGTCCGGTCGCGGCCCCGCACCGCCCACGGTGCCCAACCCGAACACCTGCTCGACGGCGTCCGCCACGCCCGCGGATTCGAAGACCTCGTCGAGGTAACCGCAATGATCGCCGACCTCAGCACCGAGCAACGGGAAGCTTTGCTGCTTACACAGCTACTCGGGCTGTCCTACGCGGACGCCGCGGCGGTGTGCGGCTGCCCGGTAGGCACCATCCGATCCCGGGTCGCCCGAGCGCGCGATGCGCTGCTAGCCGACGCCGAGCCCGACGACCTGACCGGATAG
- a CDS encoding cobalt-precorrin-6A reductase — translation MTRVLLLGGTAEGRALAGRLHGHADIVSSLAGRVPNPALPIGAVRVGGFGGVEGLRAWLQDERIDAVVDATHPFAATITAHAAQVCGELELAHLVLARPPWDPGTAIVAASNVQAAEIVVRQSYSRVFLTTGRSGIAAFARSDAWFLIRAVAAPDVAVLPRRHQLMLSRGPYAYENEFALLREHRIDALVTKNSGGDMTRAKLDAAAALGVSVVMVARPPLPVGVRAVGTVEEAVDWVVGLGSG, via the coding sequence TTGACACGGGTGCTGCTGCTCGGCGGCACGGCCGAGGGACGCGCGTTGGCCGGGCGGCTGCACGGACACGCCGACATTGTCAGTTCGCTGGCCGGCCGGGTGCCCAACCCCGCCCTGCCGATCGGAGCGGTACGCGTCGGCGGGTTCGGTGGAGTCGAGGGGCTGCGCGCCTGGCTGCAAGACGAACGCATCGACGCCGTCGTCGACGCCACCCACCCCTTCGCGGCAACCATTACTGCCCACGCCGCGCAAGTGTGCGGCGAACTCGAGCTGGCGCACCTGGTCCTGGCGCGCCCGCCGTGGGACCCCGGCACCGCCATCGTTGCGGCATCGAACGTCCAGGCGGCAGAAATCGTGGTCCGACAAAGCTATTCGCGAGTCTTCCTCACCACCGGGCGCTCGGGTATCGCAGCCTTCGCGCGCAGTGACGCGTGGTTTTTGATTCGCGCGGTCGCCGCGCCCGACGTCGCCGTACTGCCGCGTCGGCACCAGCTGATGCTGTCCCGCGGGCCGTATGCCTACGAAAACGAATTCGCGCTGCTGCGGGAACACCGCATCGACGCGCTGGTCACCAAGAACAGCGGCGGCGACATGACCCGGGCCAAGCTGGATGCCGCTGCCGCGCTGGGCGTTTCGGTGGTGATGGTGGCCCGCCCACCGCTGCCGGTTGGGGTGCGGGCCGTGGGCACCGTCGAGGAGGCCGTCGACTGGGTCGTCGGTCTCGGGTCCGGCTGA
- the cobM gene encoding precorrin-4 C(11)-methyltransferase has translation MTVYFIGAGPGAADLITVRGQQLLQRCPVCLYAGSIMPDDLLAHCPPDAKIVDTGPLTLDQIVAELADAHAAGRDVARLHSGDPSLYSALAEQCRRLDALGIGYEIVPGVPAFAAAAAALGRELTVPGVAQTVTLTRVATLSTPMPPGEDLAALAQSGATLVLHLAAAQIDAIVPQLLDGGYRAETPAAVVAFASWPRQTVLRGSLADIAARMHHANITKTAVIVVGDVLAAEGFTDSYLYSVARRGRGAH, from the coding sequence GTGACGGTCTATTTCATCGGCGCGGGCCCCGGCGCCGCCGACCTGATCACCGTCCGCGGCCAGCAACTCCTGCAACGATGCCCGGTGTGCCTGTATGCGGGTTCGATCATGCCCGACGATCTGCTGGCGCATTGTCCGCCCGACGCCAAGATCGTCGACACCGGTCCGCTTACCCTCGACCAGATCGTCGCCGAACTCGCCGACGCCCACGCCGCCGGCCGCGACGTCGCCCGGCTGCACTCGGGCGACCCGTCGCTGTACAGTGCGCTGGCCGAACAGTGCCGCCGACTCGACGCGCTGGGAATCGGCTACGAAATAGTGCCGGGCGTACCGGCTTTCGCCGCGGCCGCCGCCGCGCTGGGCCGTGAGCTCACCGTCCCGGGAGTGGCACAGACGGTGACGCTGACCCGGGTGGCGACCCTGTCCACACCGATGCCGCCCGGTGAGGACCTGGCCGCCCTCGCCCAGTCCGGCGCCACCCTCGTCTTGCACCTGGCCGCCGCCCAGATCGACGCGATCGTCCCGCAACTGCTGGACGGGGGCTACCGAGCCGAAACGCCGGCTGCGGTGGTGGCTTTCGCGAGCTGGCCACGGCAGACCGTGCTGCGCGGCTCGCTGGCCGATATCGCCGCGCGGATGCACCACGCGAATATCACCAAGACCGCCGTCATCGTCGTCGGCGACGTGCTGGCCGCCGAGGGCTTCACCGACAGCTACCTGTATTCGGTGGCACGGCGCGGCCGGGGCGCACATTGA
- the cbiE gene encoding precorrin-6y C5,15-methyltransferase (decarboxylating) subunit CbiE, with protein sequence MIIVVGIGADGVAGLSERSRYELRRATVVYGSKRQLDLLDDTMTAERREWPSPMLPAVQSLPAGRDDIHVVASGDPLLHGIGGTLIRIFGTEQVTVLPHVSAVTLACARMGWNVHDTEVISLVTATPKTAVRRGGQAIVLSSDHSTPQALAVLLNAHGRGDSEFSVLEQLGGPTERRRDGTAREWATGAHPDVDDLNVIAVRYLPDVRTSWAPDEAFVHDGQITKHRIRAATLAALAPRPGQRLWDVGAGSGAIAVEWCRCWPGCTAVAFERDERRRLNIGRNATAFGVSIDVRGKAPDTFDDAALPSVIFLGGGVTQPGLLDACLDNLPVGGNLVANAVTIEAEVALAQAHSRLGGELRRFQHYRGEPLGGFTGWRPQLPVTQWAVTKR encoded by the coding sequence ATGATCATCGTGGTCGGGATCGGCGCCGACGGCGTGGCGGGCCTCTCTGAGCGGTCTCGCTACGAATTGCGCAGGGCCACAGTAGTTTACGGTTCAAAGAGACAGCTTGACCTGCTCGACGACACGATGACCGCCGAACGCCGGGAGTGGCCGTCACCGATGCTGCCCGCGGTGCAAAGCCTGCCCGCCGGCCGAGACGACATCCACGTAGTTGCCAGCGGCGACCCGCTGCTGCACGGTATCGGCGGCACCCTCATCCGAATATTCGGCACTGAACAGGTAACCGTGTTGCCGCACGTCTCGGCGGTAACGCTGGCGTGCGCGCGGATGGGCTGGAACGTCCACGACACCGAGGTGATCAGCCTGGTCACCGCGACGCCGAAAACCGCGGTGCGGCGCGGCGGCCAGGCCATCGTGCTGTCCAGCGACCATTCCACCCCGCAGGCGCTCGCGGTGCTTCTCAACGCGCACGGCCGCGGCGACTCCGAGTTCAGCGTGCTCGAACAGCTCGGCGGTCCAACCGAACGCCGCCGCGACGGCACCGCGCGGGAATGGGCCACCGGAGCACATCCCGACGTCGACGATCTCAACGTGATCGCCGTCCGCTACCTGCCCGACGTGCGCACGTCCTGGGCGCCCGACGAGGCGTTCGTCCACGACGGGCAGATCACCAAACACCGGATCCGCGCGGCGACCTTGGCGGCGCTGGCACCACGGCCCGGGCAGCGGTTATGGGACGTCGGCGCGGGCTCAGGCGCGATCGCGGTCGAGTGGTGCCGATGCTGGCCGGGCTGCACCGCGGTGGCGTTCGAACGCGACGAACGGCGCCGCCTCAACATCGGGCGCAATGCCACTGCGTTCGGGGTCAGCATCGACGTGCGCGGCAAAGCGCCCGACACGTTCGACGACGCCGCGCTGCCATCGGTGATCTTCCTCGGTGGCGGCGTGACTCAGCCCGGCCTGCTCGACGCCTGCCTGGACAACCTGCCCGTCGGCGGAAACCTGGTCGCCAATGCGGTCACTATCGAAGCGGAAGTTGCTCTGGCGCAAGCTCATTCGCGCCTCGGCGGCGAGCTTCGACGATTCCAGCACTACCGCGGCGAACCGCTGGGCGGCTTCACCGGTTGGCGCCCACAGCTGCCGGTCACTCAATGGGCGGTGACCAAGCGGTGA
- a CDS encoding SDR family NAD(P)-dependent oxidoreductase translates to MDDTGAGPVVIFGGRSEIGTELARRLAPGMTAILAARNADRLNEQVAALRAAGATQVHTREFDADDLASHGPLVASIVKEHGPIGTAVLAFGILGDQARAEADAQHAVAIVHTDYVAQVSLLTQLAATMRTAGRGKLVVFSSVAGIRVRRANYVYGSAKAGLDGFASGLADALHGTGVRLLIARPGFVIGRMTAGMTPAPLSSTAAQVAAATARALARGRRTVWIPWALRPMFFVLRLLPQVVWRRMPR, encoded by the coding sequence GTGGATGACACGGGCGCTGGTCCGGTGGTAATTTTCGGCGGCCGCAGCGAGATCGGTACCGAACTCGCGCGGCGCCTGGCTCCGGGGATGACAGCAATACTGGCGGCGCGGAACGCCGATCGGCTCAACGAGCAAGTCGCCGCCCTCCGCGCCGCCGGCGCAACTCAAGTGCACACTCGGGAGTTCGACGCCGACGATCTGGCCTCCCACGGCCCGTTGGTCGCCTCGATCGTCAAAGAGCACGGCCCGATCGGCACCGCGGTGCTGGCCTTCGGGATACTCGGCGATCAGGCCCGCGCCGAGGCAGACGCGCAGCATGCGGTGGCCATCGTCCATACCGACTACGTCGCCCAGGTCAGCCTGCTCACCCAGCTGGCCGCCACGATGCGCACGGCCGGCCGGGGCAAATTGGTGGTGTTCTCCTCGGTGGCCGGGATTCGGGTGCGCCGAGCCAACTACGTGTACGGATCGGCCAAAGCCGGCCTGGACGGCTTCGCCAGCGGACTGGCCGATGCGTTGCACGGCACCGGGGTGCGGTTGCTGATCGCGCGGCCGGGATTCGTCATCGGACGGATGACGGCTGGCATGACGCCCGCTCCGCTGTCCAGCACCGCGGCGCAGGTCGCCGCGGCGACCGCACGCGCGTTGGCCAGGGGGCGGCGCACAGTGTGGATCCCGTGGGCGCTGCGGCCGATGTTCTTCGTATTGCGACTGCTGCCCCAGGTCGTCTGGCGCAGGATGCCGCGATGA
- a CDS encoding F420-dependent biliverdin reductase gives MAMANTTTRLSDDALAFLSERHLAMLTTLRADNSPHVVAVGFTFDPKTHVARVITTGGSQKAVNADRGGLAVLSQVDGARWLSLEGRAVVNSDIDAVRDAELRYAQRYRTPRPNPRRVVIEVQVERVLGSSDLLDRSRG, from the coding sequence GTGGCGATGGCGAATACCACTACCCGGCTCAGCGACGACGCGCTGGCGTTTCTCTCCGAACGCCATCTGGCCATGCTGACCACGCTGCGGGCCGACAATTCGCCGCACGTGGTGGCGGTGGGTTTCACCTTCGATCCCAAGACCCACGTCGCTCGAGTGATCACCACCGGCGGATCACAAAAGGCCGTCAATGCCGATCGCGGCGGTCTCGCGGTGCTCAGCCAGGTCGACGGCGCCCGGTGGCTGTCGCTGGAGGGCCGGGCGGTGGTGAACAGCGACATCGACGCCGTGCGCGACGCCGAGTTGCGCTACGCCCAGCGCTACCGCACCCCGCGCCCCAACCCGCGCCGGGTGGTCATCGAGGTCCAGGTTGAGCGGGTGCTGGGGTCCTCGGATCTGCTCGACCGCAGTCGCGGGTAG